The Vigna unguiculata cultivar IT97K-499-35 chromosome 6, ASM411807v1, whole genome shotgun sequence genome contains a region encoding:
- the LOC114188091 gene encoding transmembrane emp24 domain-containing protein p24beta2-like isoform X2, with translation MKVGLSNFATAMVIFCSMNAVLGIRFVIDRRDCFSHNVQYEGDRVHASFVVIKIDASWQYTDDGVDLEVRGPGGEPIRDFLDMTSEIFEFVARSTGPYRFCFNNRSPYHETIDFDVHSNHVEFSDHHAKDEHLTPLFEEILKLEQALFNIQYEQHWLEAQTERQAIVGSAMSSRTLHKALLESAALMGASALQVYLLRRLFERKLTTTV, from the exons ATGAAGGTAGGGCTATCAAATTTTGCGACTGCAATGGTAATCTTTTGCAGCATGAATGCAGTGCTTGGGATCAGATTTGTGATTGACAGACGTGACTGTTTCTCTCATAATGTTCAGTACGAAGGGGATAGAGTTCATGCTTCATTTGTTGTCATCAAGATTGATGCATCTTGGCAATATACTGATGATGGTGTAGACCTTGAG GTGAGGGGACCTGGTGGTGAACCAATTCGGGATTTTCTTGACATGACAAGtgaaatatttgaatttgtgGCTCGAAGCACCGGACCGTATCGCTTCTGCTTCAACAACAGGTCTCCCTATCATGAAACAATTGATTTTGATGTCCACAGTAACCACGTTGAGTTTTCTGATCATCATGCAAAAGATG AGCATTTAACACCTCTGTTTGAAGAGATACTAAAGTTAGAACAAGCTCTTTTCAACATTCAGTATGAACAGCATTGGCTTGAGGCTCAGACAGAACGCCAGGCAATAG TAGGCAGTGCAATGAGCTCGAGAACGCTTCACAAGGCGCTACTTGAATCGGCAGCACTAATGGGGGCCAGCGCCCTCCAAGTTTATCTTCTTCGTCGCCTCTTTGAACGAAAGCTTACTACTACTGTTTAG
- the LOC114188091 gene encoding transmembrane emp24 domain-containing protein p24beta2-like isoform X1, whose product MKVVIEMKVGLSNFATAMVIFCSMNAVLGIRFVIDRRDCFSHNVQYEGDRVHASFVVIKIDASWQYTDDGVDLEVRGPGGEPIRDFLDMTSEIFEFVARSTGPYRFCFNNRSPYHETIDFDVHSNHVEFSDHHAKDEHLTPLFEEILKLEQALFNIQYEQHWLEAQTERQAIVGSAMSSRTLHKALLESAALMGASALQVYLLRRLFERKLTTTV is encoded by the exons ATGAAGGTGGTGATAGAGATGAAGGTAGGGCTATCAAATTTTGCGACTGCAATGGTAATCTTTTGCAGCATGAATGCAGTGCTTGGGATCAGATTTGTGATTGACAGACGTGACTGTTTCTCTCATAATGTTCAGTACGAAGGGGATAGAGTTCATGCTTCATTTGTTGTCATCAAGATTGATGCATCTTGGCAATATACTGATGATGGTGTAGACCTTGAG GTGAGGGGACCTGGTGGTGAACCAATTCGGGATTTTCTTGACATGACAAGtgaaatatttgaatttgtgGCTCGAAGCACCGGACCGTATCGCTTCTGCTTCAACAACAGGTCTCCCTATCATGAAACAATTGATTTTGATGTCCACAGTAACCACGTTGAGTTTTCTGATCATCATGCAAAAGATG AGCATTTAACACCTCTGTTTGAAGAGATACTAAAGTTAGAACAAGCTCTTTTCAACATTCAGTATGAACAGCATTGGCTTGAGGCTCAGACAGAACGCCAGGCAATAG TAGGCAGTGCAATGAGCTCGAGAACGCTTCACAAGGCGCTACTTGAATCGGCAGCACTAATGGGGGCCAGCGCCCTCCAAGTTTATCTTCTTCGTCGCCTCTTTGAACGAAAGCTTACTACTACTGTTTAG
- the LOC114188089 gene encoding cellulose synthase-like protein E1 isoform X1, translated as MAEMEYSPLFETKRAKGRVFYKVFSLSLFVGICFIWVFRVSHIPRESEDGKWGWIGLFFAELWFGLYWLLRHPFRWNPLFREPFRQRLSQRYEKVLPKVDIFVCTADPEIEPPVMVINTVLSLMAYDYPPHKLSVYLSDDAASDITFYALLEASTFAKQWLPFCRNFKVDPTSPSAYFKTIHSSTHPNAHANELLTIKKLYQDMESRIENAAKMGRVPKEVHSKHKGFSQWDSYSSRRDHDTILQILLHEKDSIAKDVDGNVMPLLVYLAREKRPQVAHNFKAGAMNSLIRVSSMISNREIILNVDCDMYSNNSQSLRDALCFLMDEDKGHEIAYVQTPQCFENITKNDLYGGALRVVYEVDFHGLDSLGGPLYIGTGCFHRREILCGRKLSHRYKKDWNEYKNIGDMKEASLDEREEQSKALASCTFEKNTLWGKEMGLLYGCSLEDVMTGLSIKCRGWKSVFYNPQKRAFLGVAPNTLPQALVQHKRWSEGCFQILLSKHSPAWYAYGFISPGLQMAYCYYNLWVFLSWPTLYYCIIPSLYLLKGIPLFPQMSSPWFIPFAYVILGDSSYCLMEFLWSGGTIKGWWNELRIWLYKRTSSYVFAFVDTILKCFGFQESSFVVSAKVAEEEVSQRYEKEIMEFGNPSPMLTLLATLALLNLFCLLGMFFKQVFINEEGLRIFDAMGLQVLLSGVLVLINLPVYQGLFLRKDEGRLPNSVAAKSTGLALAACAFFISLS; from the exons ATGGCAGAGATGGAGTATTCTCCATTGTTTGAGACAAAGAGGGCCAAAGGAAGAGTCTTTTACAAggttttttctttgtcattgTTTGTGGGGATTTGCTTCATCTGGGTTTTCAGAGTGAGTCACATACCCAGAGAAAGTGAAGATGGGAAATGGGGTTGGATTGGCTTGTTTTTTGCTGAACTATGGTTTGGTCTTTATTGGCTTCTCAGACACCCCTTCAGATGGAATCCTCTCTTCAGGGAACCTTTCAGACAAAGGCTATCTCAAAG ATATGAGAAGGTGTTACCAAAAGTGGACATCTTTGTGTGCACAGCAGATCCAGAAATTGAGCCACCAGTGATGGTTATTAACACAGTGCTATCACTTATGGCTTATGATTATCCACCACACAAACTCAGTGTGTATCTTTCAGATGATGCTGCTTCAGATATTACCTTCTATGCTCTCTTAGAAGCTTCCACCTTTGCAAAACAATGGCTTCCATTCTGCAGGAATTTCAAGGTGGATCCCACCTCACCATCTGCTTATTTCAAAACTATTCACTCGTCTACTCACCCAAATGCTCATGCCAATGAGTTGCTCACCATCAAG AAATTGTACCAAGATATGGAAAGTCGAATAGAAAATGCTGCAAAGATGGGTAGAGTACCAAAAGAAGTACACTCAAAGCATAAAGGGTTTTCACAGTGGGATTCATATTCCTCTCGAAGAGACCATGACACAATTCTTCAA ATATTACTACATGAAAAGGACTCGATTGCCAAAGATGTAGATGGGAATGTTATGCCCCTATTGGTATATTTGGCTCGTGAGAAGAGACCTCAAGTTGCACATAATTTCAAAGCTGGAGCCATGAATTCATTG ATAAGAGTGTCATCAATGATTAGCAACAGGGAAATTATCCTTAATGTAGATTGTGACATGTACTCAAACAATTCTCAATCTCTAAGGGATGCTCTCTGCTTCTTAATGGACGAAGATAAGGGTCATGAGATTGCTTATGTGCAGACTCCACAGTGTTTTGAGAATATAACGAAGAATGATCTATATGGTGGTGCTCTACGAGTAGTTTATGAG GTGGATTTCCATGGTTTGGATTCACTTGGCGGGCCTTTGTATATTGGAACTGGCTGCTTTCACAGAAGAGAGATACTGTGTGGGAGAAAGCTCAGTCACCGATACAAGAAAGATTGGAATGAATACAAAAATATTGGTGATATGAAAGAAGCAAGCTTGGATGAACGGGAAGAACAATCAAAGGCTCTTGCTAGTTGTACCTTTGAGAAAAACACTTTATGGGGAAAAGAG ATGGGACTGCTATATGGTTGTTCATTAGAGGATGTTATGACAGGATTGTCTATTAAATGCAGAGGATGGAAATCAGTGTTCTATAATCCTCAAAAGAGAGCATTCTTAGGTGTAGCTCCAAACACCTTGCCACAAGCACTAGTTCAGCATAAGAGATGGTCTGAAGGATGCTTTCAAATTTTGCTTTCCAAGCACAGTCCTGCATGGTATGCTTATGGATTCATCAGTCCAGGCCTCCAAATGGCATATTGTTACTATAACCTATGGGTGTTTTTAAGTTGGCCAACTCTATATTATTGCATCATCCCTTCACTCTATCTCCTCAAAGGCATTCCCTTGTTTCCACAG ATGTCAAGTCCATGGTTCATACCTTTTGCATATGTGATTCTTGGCGATTCCTCTTATTGCTTGATGGAGTTTTTGTGGTCAGGAGGCACGATAAAGGGTTGGTGGAATGAGCTACGGATATGGCTGTACAAGAGAACAAGCTCTTACGTCTTTGCTTTTGTTGATACGATCTTGAAGTGTTTTGGCTTTCAAGAATCAAGCTTTGTAGTATCTGCAAAGGTAGCAGAAGAAGAAGTTTCCCAACGATATGAGAAAGAAATCATGGAGTTTGGAAACCCATCCCCAATGCTCACTCTGCTAGCAACACTTGCATTGCTCAATTTGTTTTGCCTTCTTGGCATGTTCTTCAAGCAAGTGTTCATCAATGAAGAGGGTCTCAGAATTTTTGATGCAATGGGATTGCAAGTTCTTCTTAGTGGGGTTTTGGTTCTCATCAATCTACCTGTGTACCAAGGACTCTTCCTAAGAAAAGATGAGGGAAGATTACCAAATTCCGTTGCAGCAAAATCCACAGGATTGGCTCTAGCTGCATGTGCCTTCTTTATTTCCCTTAGTTAA
- the LOC114188089 gene encoding cellulose synthase-like protein E1 isoform X2 has product MAEMEYSPLFETKRAKGRVFYKVFSLSLFVGICFIWVFRVSHIPRESEDGKWGWIGLFFAELWFGLYWLLRHPFRWNPLFREPFRQRLSQRYEKVLPKVDIFVCTADPEIEPPVMVINTVLSLMAYDYPPHKLSVYLSDDAASDITFYALLEASTFAKQWLPFCRNFKVDPTSPSAYFKTIHSSTHPNAHANELLTIKKLYQDMESRIENAAKMGRVPKEVHSKHKGFSQWDSYSSRRDHDTILQILLHEKDSIAKDVDGNVMPLLVYLAREKRPQVAHNFKAGAMNSLIRVSSMISNREIILNVDCDMYSNNSQSLRDALCFLMDEDKGHEIAYVQTPQCFENITKNDLYGGALRVVYEVDFHGLDSLGGPLYIGTGCFHRREILCGRKLSHRYKKDWNEYKNIGDMKEASLDEREEQSKALASCTFEKNTLWGKEMGLLYGCSLEDVMTGLSIKCRGWKSVFYNPQKRAFLGVAPNTLPQALVQHKRWSEGCFQILLSKHSPAWYAYGFISPGLQMAYCYYNLWVFLSWPTLYYCIIPSLYLLKGIPLFPQEAR; this is encoded by the exons ATGGCAGAGATGGAGTATTCTCCATTGTTTGAGACAAAGAGGGCCAAAGGAAGAGTCTTTTACAAggttttttctttgtcattgTTTGTGGGGATTTGCTTCATCTGGGTTTTCAGAGTGAGTCACATACCCAGAGAAAGTGAAGATGGGAAATGGGGTTGGATTGGCTTGTTTTTTGCTGAACTATGGTTTGGTCTTTATTGGCTTCTCAGACACCCCTTCAGATGGAATCCTCTCTTCAGGGAACCTTTCAGACAAAGGCTATCTCAAAG ATATGAGAAGGTGTTACCAAAAGTGGACATCTTTGTGTGCACAGCAGATCCAGAAATTGAGCCACCAGTGATGGTTATTAACACAGTGCTATCACTTATGGCTTATGATTATCCACCACACAAACTCAGTGTGTATCTTTCAGATGATGCTGCTTCAGATATTACCTTCTATGCTCTCTTAGAAGCTTCCACCTTTGCAAAACAATGGCTTCCATTCTGCAGGAATTTCAAGGTGGATCCCACCTCACCATCTGCTTATTTCAAAACTATTCACTCGTCTACTCACCCAAATGCTCATGCCAATGAGTTGCTCACCATCAAG AAATTGTACCAAGATATGGAAAGTCGAATAGAAAATGCTGCAAAGATGGGTAGAGTACCAAAAGAAGTACACTCAAAGCATAAAGGGTTTTCACAGTGGGATTCATATTCCTCTCGAAGAGACCATGACACAATTCTTCAA ATATTACTACATGAAAAGGACTCGATTGCCAAAGATGTAGATGGGAATGTTATGCCCCTATTGGTATATTTGGCTCGTGAGAAGAGACCTCAAGTTGCACATAATTTCAAAGCTGGAGCCATGAATTCATTG ATAAGAGTGTCATCAATGATTAGCAACAGGGAAATTATCCTTAATGTAGATTGTGACATGTACTCAAACAATTCTCAATCTCTAAGGGATGCTCTCTGCTTCTTAATGGACGAAGATAAGGGTCATGAGATTGCTTATGTGCAGACTCCACAGTGTTTTGAGAATATAACGAAGAATGATCTATATGGTGGTGCTCTACGAGTAGTTTATGAG GTGGATTTCCATGGTTTGGATTCACTTGGCGGGCCTTTGTATATTGGAACTGGCTGCTTTCACAGAAGAGAGATACTGTGTGGGAGAAAGCTCAGTCACCGATACAAGAAAGATTGGAATGAATACAAAAATATTGGTGATATGAAAGAAGCAAGCTTGGATGAACGGGAAGAACAATCAAAGGCTCTTGCTAGTTGTACCTTTGAGAAAAACACTTTATGGGGAAAAGAG ATGGGACTGCTATATGGTTGTTCATTAGAGGATGTTATGACAGGATTGTCTATTAAATGCAGAGGATGGAAATCAGTGTTCTATAATCCTCAAAAGAGAGCATTCTTAGGTGTAGCTCCAAACACCTTGCCACAAGCACTAGTTCAGCATAAGAGATGGTCTGAAGGATGCTTTCAAATTTTGCTTTCCAAGCACAGTCCTGCATGGTATGCTTATGGATTCATCAGTCCAGGCCTCCAAATGGCATATTGTTACTATAACCTATGGGTGTTTTTAAGTTGGCCAACTCTATATTATTGCATCATCCCTTCACTCTATCTCCTCAAAGGCATTCCCTTGTTTCCACAG GAGGCACGATAA